The sequence below is a genomic window from Eriocheir sinensis breed Jianghai 21 unplaced genomic scaffold, ASM2467909v1 Scaffold34, whole genome shotgun sequence.
ggacgtatatgtctgggatgaccagttggtctataggtaccggtttggttggccatgacctacaaaggaggttgtcctctgataggaagaattgtgaaaagggaactggcaagtcaggaaggtttgattcgtctcccgactcgagggcgtaaattaacctcttccacacagggtggtcacgctgagcagtgtgtagctcaggtgaagtgaagttgtggatgacctctggggtggtaaccgcgcctatcggaacactccgagataaggcatctgcgaccacatttgttttcccggtgatgtattttatctccggattgtatgcttggatcgttaagaaccatcttgccagacgaccgtgtaggttttttcccttgaaaagatcagttatggccgcgtggtccgtaaacaccacaattttgtaccccatcacaatgtcacgaaaatgcttcagagcccacacaatggcaagagcctctaggtgggtaacagaatagttcttttccggagctgtaagtactcgactggcgaacgctatcacatgctttttgccggacatatctgtttgcatcagcgcggctcctactccactagccgaagcgtcggtacaaagctgaaaggggtccttgaaatccggaaagacaaggaccggagcccgtgtaagcgctttctttaaatcctcaaaactcgtttgttgagctgggagccactgaaatggtacgtctttctttaaaagatgggttaggggactcgcgcgagctgcgaagtccttaatgaaaggcctgtaataacctgcgacacccaagaaagaccgtaccttgtccgcagacgtaggctgagggaactcggcaatagcctttattttgtcgtccactgtatggatgccgaattcgtccacgacatgccccaagaacttgatccgaggctttaaaaattcacatttggtgattttgagctttaatccgacttcttgaagtctgtgtaggactgcttttagtgtttccatgtgtgcatgcacgtctttacttgctatgatgatgtcgtctaaatacacatagacagagttgcccagcaagtcaccaaaaatactgttcattgtccttgaaggtcaagggagctcctttgagcccgaacggcatcctcgtccactcatagttgccatgaggcgtgctgaaagccgttattgcacgtgactcgggggccatgggcagttgccagtagccactgaccagatcaagactcgtaaagactttatttcctctaccgagacacatcagaagatctctaagaacgggaagcggaaaatgatcatccacggtcgcggtgttcacacgccggaaatcaatcacaggacgataagagccgtctttctttggaaccaggaacaagggcgaattccacggggaattcgattctttgatgacaccttgttctaacatttcagagataagttgttgcaccacctcctctgactgtggggagcttgtacgcattgatatatacaggatttgtattgggttttaacttaatgtggtgttcagcacactgcgtaactccaagcggctcgcctggtagagcaagcgccccccgataatgctccagaagctggactaaggttggcttaatttcggaatagtgtgcaactttaggaacgcctctaaatgagctgtgtcttgttcgggagaagcctgacacgccgaggatatgcctgaaacttgggctgaagggtattcagctggttccggggcgacatttctcccatacactagacactggcataatcgaacaccgtgttttaaggatacaggggatccagacgtgtttattaccaatgcctctgcaaaacctccctccttgacggttgcaagagttacctccaccgtaacgcggtgtacgtgagaactccgtcgatacacacatcactgcccgccggaggggcgttaggcaaacggattttaacaagttttgcagcacgatccggaactatatgaggaccttctacgactgccgttactgtccgccacaagtctgcaatggtttcgtgtggtttgaccgtaagaggggacacttgggcggtggcagcccctgagtctgtggagggttggtcattttccacctctgagggtgagattacagttgacagaggcgatggattgaccatcccctgtatgcgtcggccttgatacacgatcgcgttgcttacagggtttatggcgatgtgcaggtctttcatggcgttcaatcctaagatcccatccacaggtaaagcaaacctgctagagacataaaagaaatctcgaaagggacatactttttcatgtaagctgactgttagtggtactcgcccaaggattcccaaagtggtgcccgtcacgcctatcacattcaggtcgttctcttggagcggccaattttccccactcgcttgtcgtgtcagtgacctgtaagcggagtcggatatgacattgactgtggcacctgtgtcaaccgctaaggtgagtgaagtgttgcccaccttgcaagggagggcaattatgcttgtccgtcccaaggcggcaatgacggagtcaagttgctcccaattagtattttccttaagggacacttggatgtacgcctcggggctgtcacgaagtcatgtctttttattctgagaagaggagtgtggtttactgtccgctgaggacttgtacttctgttcctccttggccttttgtattgcagaacaactgtctgaatcatgaaaacaattcccgtggatatggcaaaaggcagccttccgctgatggtttggcctagggttcctgtgtgatgaatgatgcccgcccctgtaacctcctgacctcctatctgagccccgtcttgaatgtgttgattccctacgtttcgcgaaacaagaatgttcagaatgtcctgattgtttgcaaaaactacaggtgagagatgccttactttgtgcttgcaatgctgctgccgttgcgaggggttgatggtgagggtgttcctgaaccttgacttctaactctgagacgaagtcaaccaacttcccgctcggtttgaaggccaaagggagggcagaacggcggttcttctctgaaatatgaaataagtaaaaaaacaactcgaaagctgtcttcacctggtgcttttgcatacagccccctggaagccagagcgcgtcttctaggctcttgacacagtcaaccgccagctgatttgcctcaatcatggcgtcccaaatcggctttgttgaggaatttttttggagggactcaaccgtgtgcgatctgtctaacgatgcttggtttactcccgccccgaagatttttatgaaattccctttaaaaacctcatagtttacaccattgtcccccgaagcgaacgctgaggactgcatcaaattcagtgcccgagagcctggaagtaaccgtgaccgaatgaaagcgattttatcatgatcttccgtaatggaggaatttacgatggcagattcacacaaatctaaaaactgtcgcgccgaaaaatcggtctcgcctcccgagaattgtcgaatactggcgtgagttggaatgacccgaatcgggggcggggggaagtggtgtggggccccaggaggaggagggggaggtggatcgacaggcattgtgagcggccgagtgggggttaagtattcagacgattctgaaggtgaaggggcgctatcccttgggagggaagagtacgtagcccccgatcgcaaattcaccacatttaaatcaccggtgtttgcaccgtgctccaattcctcctcacttgaaggacgagccaactgtttaaaggtgtcgccgagtttagcgagagtgtctttgttcatactatggtgtaaaccattcacaaaagaggagcatatgttgatagctgtaaatatgaaccaataaacggaacgtgtaggaatgaatagttggcattgaaaccctaaaaaggcaagaaagaatggctagcaaggtgcctgtatagacgtaatagaagttaaggttataatggaatgccctaatgatatgggtataatgaaagaataactatataaacaaagtggtatgttaagtgagtataccattgaagctcacgttttctcgagcggtgaaaagaaaacggaggcagggcacactgatgaagattaactttgataagggaactcacactatactcaatagactcgctagcaaactataagaaagaatcaatatcgtataggaatgaacgttactctcacaattatgactgaagaacagtgttaggaacacagaaataaaaaaaatcgtgcctctgcacggataataatgaaaatgagccgagtcggcaaatttggacaagaatggaatatccacaaataccaagattaatcagctgatgtagtggagagggcgacggcttgtgatgccctgggtgacgtgcagtcgttgtaggcgcgtcaggaaacctcggccgcggccacagcggcggtgagaggtgagggatgggctgacatcggaggactcgcaatggcggttgaaaaactgctgacccagcaattggAGCGGCCGCGGTTGCGgcggctgggagccggtacactgccgccagacgaatgatggccgcgtcgtccttgttatagtaagagatgggcggcggtggcagataagacgacttgggtgtgtaacctcttgagaagacgccttgcaagaaacggtagtgggaacagcttgcagtcaccgggagatggccgcgggtacccttgctgactgtttgccggaagaggtttggggcgatgctcccggcagcggcggtggtgccgccagctgtggagcgaggggcatgcggggtgtcccaaggtcagcggtgcgggcctcctcgttgcaggtgtgaatacctctgccgtatcgtggagtggcttgcagggtacgtagcagtgctggcttgaagcgggggagcggcttgtagattgtggccctcgctatcggctgcgtaggcctgtgggtgtgctcggggcttgtaggcttgacgcctgtagagttgcttgaagctggtgtgctcgaggcttgtaggctgtagagcctgtaggcttgtagctggtgtgctcgaggcttgtaggctggacgcctgtagagttgcttgtagctggtgtgctcgaggcttgtagatggcgccttgtgagttgcacgtaggtggcgacttgtgagatgcttgtagctggcgccttgtgagttgcacggaggtggcgacttgtgagatgcttgtagctggcgccttgtgagttgcacgtaggtggcgacttctgagatgcttgtagctggcgccttgtgagttgcacgtaggtgggcgccttgtgcgttgccgcggacggcaggtacggtgccgcggacggcaggtgcgttgactccttcttcccttgtacgcctgtccccggagtttgttggtgagttctcgtggcttggaggagaacgaggtagcgaaggcacaggcgcggggtgaccgctgccaaccaaatgtaacgggcttgtcggggggcgtttaaagggtgttgattaagacttcagcttccttaaggcgaattatattcgtagcctttatgtacaagaagcgacggagcgagagcgactgtcgttgtgtgtcagtcggactctcgtgaaggagtggcgagttacaggttggaaaataattgttacaattggtcacgtatgtcaaggtgacctccacgcaccatcggagtgctaagtatacaaaactgagacggtaaacactgacggacgacattcctataaggtggcgtgatctatctgtcgtggggtttttccattgacaattgtatgcctaattcgtggtgatattaaataataataatacattgatatcctactataacactccgAGGCAGGTGCACCTTGACCAGCGTATGTTCTACTGGGAATGCCATGCCCGAAAGTGTTCCTCAGAACACAGTCCAGGCTTGCCAGGGCACACAGGGCAGTATTTGCGTGACATCTTGGTCTTCTTATTCTTGTAGCACACTCTGCACCGTTTCTGTGGTCGGGCTTTCTTTTCAGTGGGAGGTATAGGAATCATTCCATGGCACGTATCACTCCCACTTGGTTCTTCAACCATAGCAGACTTCTTCTTTCTCAGGCTcaggtctttcttcctttccgaaCACAACTGCCGGTATCCAGGTGAGCACCGAGTGAGTTGTTGATGGACCACCAGCTTGATAAACTCTCCATACTCCATCCAGTGTCTTTGCTGATGAAGATTACAGTAGATGGTCCGAGCATTGAGCAACATTCTTGAGATCATATGGAGTCCTAGCTTCTTGAACCATGTATATGATTTTCGTGTTGGATCAGGTGGCTCCAACAGCTGATCAACCAAATCCACTGCCCCATCTGCTCATTATATCTCTGAATTGGTGATGGTTTCTTGATGAActcctgctttcctcccttcAGGACACGAGTCCTCTCTACAAACCCTGCTTCATACTTTGTTGTGATGACGTGCACATACTTGGTATCTCTGAATTTTACTTGGAGAATTTCATCTTTCCTGGAAAACAGTGCTTGACCTCTGCTTAGAGACTCATTTTTCATAATAGGTGGGACTCCTCTGTTTGGGCGTATAGTTCCTGTGGTTAGTGTGCCCCTCTCCAGCAAAAACTCAGCAAGGTGAAGTGAAGAGTACCAGTTGTCGAGTACTACATGACGTCCTTTATTCAGAAGGTCCAGCATCAAATATACTGTCACTCTTTCAGACTTAGACAAGGCTGATAACTCTGGATTATCCAGCATCTCATCATAGAGACGATGGCTGTACAAACAAAAGTTCCAGGTATAACCTCTGGCCTTGGGGGAGCTGGGGCAGAGGGAGAAAAGCTTGAGGCCAAACcgcttccttttcgtttttataTACTGGCGAAAGCGAAGCCGCCCTTTGTAGAGAATAAGACTCTCATCAACAGCAAAATTCTCCCCAGCGGAGAAGTACTTGGTGGTTTTCTCCCTCAGCATGTTGAAGAATGATGAAAGTCTGGTCATTGGGTCTTCTTTCTTGCTGTCATCAGGATGTGAGTAACGAATGAACCGTTGGATCTGAGAAAACCTATTCCTACTCATTACAGCAGCTGTGAACACAGGGGGGCCCTGGCAGAGCACAGAGAGACTCCAATAGTCTGCTATCTTTGGCAACTTGTTGACTCCCATCAGTAGCTGCAGACATAAGAAGACATTCATCTCATCCTTTGTGACATCAAGCCACTTTTTTCCCATAAACTTGTTGGGATTTATTGTTGGGTTGTCCCTGAAGAACTTGGTTGCACGGACATTCGTCCACAAACACAGCGACTGTATCACCTCGTCTGACATGAATAGCTCGAAGCAGTCCAAAGCACTCATGTCATTCCTTGGTACATCAGGATGAACGCCAGAAAAGTCCTCAGTTAGGACAGGAACAGTGCCAGGACGCTGATCAGCAAAGGATCAGCCATGAGAGTGAAGGCGCAGGGGAGCCGGCAGTGCTGGGCTGCGTGGCCTGTCTGCATCGTCAACACttccatcactctcttcctcgTAACTACTAGCCTCACTGTCATTCTCTGGCAAATATTCCTCATCTGAGTCACTTATGAAGCCTTCTGATTGAGTTTCATTATCGTCCGATCCTTGTAACTCCTCTAAATGAGCCAGGTCACCCTCCGAATCACTCTCAGACGATAATGAGGACGCCATCACGGGTCGCTGGTCAGTCACACACTGGCCGCCACTCCCCCCCAGGCCCCACATTCCACAATCCCCTCCAGTGTACCCAACGTCCTTGAAAACACGAGGTGCCAATTAGTCATTTTGTCACTgggtcataaaaaaaacatacaaaccgAATAGATAAAGTCCTTTTGGAGCGATGGCATACGCATGTACTTCAACGGTACAGTAGCCCAACTTTTATATGAAGTACTATGGTACGCCATCGGTAACGCAGTcgcctcttttccaacgtgaagaggttgagtcgctcgagtcgctcttcatagggcttcgtcctcagtgatggtatcatcttcgtggctaggcgctgtactctctcaagtaattcaatgtctttcctgtaatttggagaccagaattgcacagcggattccaggtggggccttaccagcgaattataccaggataacataactcccggcgtcttgtattcgaagttcctcgctatgaactcaagcattgtattggctttcttacaggcgaacttgcagtgttttgtttgtttcaagtcactgctgatggtgacaccgatgtctctttcctcttgcactacatgtagtggttcgccacccatgtggtatgtgtgattgctgtttctggatccgatatgcattactttacatttggtagtgttgaaggacatctgccatttttctgaccaccgagtgatatAGTCCAGAAGTCTCTGGATAATTTcacagtctgccgtcgtgagggccttcccacccacctttgtgtcgtcggcaaattttgaaagattggattttaatcctagttctaggtcgttgatatatatgatgaaaagtatgtgtccaagcactgacccctgtggcactccacttgtgaccgggagccactccgaggcctgtccgttgagtacaactctttgttttctttcagtgagccaatctttgatccacgctgtcagattgttgcctaaccccgccgacttgagtttcttgaggagtctttcgtgtggtactttgtcaaaaggctttttgaaagtctagatatataacatcactggggatatgattatcccagttttcatagataccttggaagaagtccaataaattggttaagcatgagcgcttattcctgaaaccgtgctgagcttCGGAAATGATGTtattgtcttcaaggaacctaacgagtttgtctctgatgatcttctcgaggatttttcccgccactgaggtcaagctgattggtctgtagttgagggccacgcttttgtctccctttttgaaaatcggtgttacgttcgcttgtttcctatctttcgggactttgttttgttgtagtgacagattgtagatggcggtgagtggcttgaggatttgctggttgagttccttgagcagcctgggtgacaagtcgtcgggtccggtggacttatttttctcgagtttgtctaggtactttttcaaaTCCCGTCCGTAGATTGTGCctatttctaggggagtgattcccatcggtggggtagggctcttgGGTACGGACTGgatgttctcgaccgtgaacacagacgcgaagtttatGTTTAGGATTTCGaacatttgtctgctgtcctgggttagtacgtcactttcatcttttaggggaccgatattgctttttgtcttctttttgtttcttatatACTTGAAGagctttttcgggttggacttggcttcgcgtgcaatttgcttttcatagtcgcgtttacgctggcgaatgagagttctgcaagctctgaggctctGATGGTACTTTTctcgtgcctcgtcagtgctgttttcctttagcaagttgtattttatcttctttaaattaatcgcccgtcgaacttgggtagtcatccatggtgggcttatggcattatttattctcctagtcttcatgggaacagctattctctctacctctaggagtttgttcttgaaaccgtttcacgcgccgcccacaggagtgaggttcatgggttcccaagttgtctgggttagcagctcacgagcgagaatAAAactggctcttttgtagtctggaatcctggacgtgttttcggtgagtttgtggtctgttctgatctttaggcgacttaggtgatggtcgcaaccacttagtttttcgccgacctgacattcacgtgtgggATCtaaatcactcacgagtactaggtctaataagttattttcctttgtcggttgggtaacaatctgagttagaaaagtgtcctctaacattcgagcaatctgttaccctcccgatctccaatcatcgtggtccagtcaatgttggaacagtcaAAGttcccgataatgactgactgtttgtgttatggtgtgaatttcctcatacagcgctgcgtcgtccgctgcttgttgctttggggGTCTGtaaaacggttccaatcgttattttgttgtgcttgctagtgtccagttcaacatatacagtgtcatatttctcacAGTCCTCTTTGGTtattttcacggccgggtatttgttcttgacgtaacatataacacctcctcctttcttgtgaagtctgtttttgtagaagctctcgtatcccagaattgagaattcggtcattaggtggtcagaggtggcccacgtttcagtgatggcaatcacgtccggtctttctacgtcaacgtaggcaagtagcTCATttcgtttgggtattaagctccgcgcgttggtgtataggacataaATCTCCTTCGTGACTTCAACGTTTCGGGGCACAGTAGTCTgttgtctgcgtgtgttttctgttggaggACTTGGTGTATGAAGGGCGGTCTCCACTGTTTGGTTGTTTACGGTACTTTGGTGcctctcccgcgctcggagttttttgagtacaaaagtacctcctcgttcagcaacctaccaagccgtcctaagccaatcgcattgaggtggagaccgtcaggacggaaaaggtcggggttatcatagaaattatcccacacatttgcgaacgaaacttcctcgtcctgacagaggtgtttcaatctgttgttgatgtttgaggCTTTTCTGTGGAAGCCtatgaaggcgttgattctcggaagaatcccggagacaaggaggtggcgtgacttttccttgtagcggcggattactcgtcggtagtcagctaaaatttcctccgtgcgcattgtttgaacgttgttcgtttcaacgtgcaaaacaaagagtgtgtcctggtCCGTGCGGTTTGAGACgaagtctgccgcttcttctatatcttatagttttgcaccaggaatacagcagcgtctcctgttcttgatacctCGTCCACAGAACTTAGTcaattgttctctaacaatgctgtcacccaccagttttacaTTAACCTTGGTGTTGGCTCCTTATCCggggaagtgtgatccgtcttcacgggagatggctgggaggatggtcttgcgTCTACGTCTGcaagcaagggaggagaaggaggaggaggaggaggaggaggaggaggaggaggaggagggggaggagggtgaagaagaatgcagggaggaggaaggggaggacgaggacgaggacgaggaggaggaggtgggggtggaggaggaggaagaaggaggtgaatagaaaggagaagaagaagaatcatacCAGTGGGGTGCCGCCTTATgccgaggaagagagagggagggagggagggatgaggggagggaaaggcagcAGAAAGGAGGTAGAAGGGTCTTAAGCAGAGGAGGGCagcagggaaggagaaaaggtggaaagaagaatataatgataggattgaaagagggagagtaaaaggaaggggaagaaaaagggaaaggaaggaagagagagagagagagagagagagagagagagagagagagagagagagagagagagagagagagagagagagagagagagagagagacaagtgaGTGctaggagaggtgaggtgaggtggattagagagaggaaaggaatcaaTAAAGCTTGTAATCACAGCAGCTGTAATtcacgcctcctccttctcctcctcctcttcctcctccttcgctttcacTTAGCAAGACCCGATACCTTATTTTTTGAcatccttctcttactttctcctcctcctcctcctccgttgaactctcatacagggctcgacctgtacacacatTTACTAGAAAGtaatttacatcaacacgttcaagaaccgtctcgggaaaataatatacttgaccttagcTTTTCAACGACAGCTTCTCTAGTTAACggagtaaatgttggtccaatttttagttcaccgaacaatcacattcatcatcaatatgaaagaaagtaaagcaactgctattaaagaaaaggtgcctgattatcagagcgggaatttcgtaagactccaaTCAATTCTAGGTaactgactggactgtaatttcgacggaaatagatattgataaatcttgggaggccttcaccacgaTATTGAACAATGCAATAAACATATGCGTAccttatcgtaacagacgttcaaccgCTGGCCTGCTTGCctgttcgtgtggttaccatgaTAATGGtgaccacacgaacgatgaaaatgaaatggctacaatcctaaataactttttttgcatccgtatttaccgacgaagattgtttatcacctcaaccgccggaggttaaaaggaccgaaaagattttaaatggcgtgctcatcgtagaaagtgacattttacgcacaattgaaaagattaaagtaagcaaagctcctggtccagacaaaattacccctaagatcttaaaagaaatcaaacttCAATtctgtaaaccgctctctatcatattcaataaatctttaacagctggaaaagttccgtcggattggaaactagcaaatgtcacaccaattttcaaaagggggacaggtctcatccaggaaactattgaCCAATTAGTATGACATATTATTTGTAAATTAATGAAGACTATCATtcacgacaatatggtgaaattcttcgaagaaagtaatataataaataattcgcaacatggcttccgtagtaaacattcgtgtttaactaaattacttattttttttcattatattttttgaggtgttcgacggaaacagatcagtagatatcatatatctggattttcaaaaggcatttaataaggtcccccacaaacggttgctcagtaaactattggcgcacggtatctcaggcaacattcacaattggcttgtggactggctctcgaGCGGAAACAGTTATAAATGGTGTTTCGTCtacctggctcgatgtcagaagcggcgtacctcaaggatcagtgcttggtcccatcctcttcttaatttatattaatgatatccATGATGaactcacttgcaaagtatcaaaatttgctgatgacacaaaaattgctagtaaagtaattATGACACTCGActaagaagcattacaatcagatctagatcgacttgcacgttggggcaatcaatggcaa
It includes:
- the LOC126991780 gene encoding piggyBac transposable element-derived protein 4-like, with protein sequence MSDEVIQSLCLWTNVRATKFFRDNPTINPNKFMGKKWLDVTKDEMNVFLCLQLLMGVNKLPKIADYWSLSVLCQGPPVFTAAVMSRNRFSQIQRFIRYSHPDDSKKEDPMTRLSSFFNMLREKTTKYFSAGENFAVDESLILYKGRLRFRQYIKTKRKRFGLKLFSLCPSSPKARGYTWNFCLYSHRLYDEMLDNPELSALSKSERVTVYLMLDLLNKGRHVVLDNWYSSLHLAEFLLERGTLTTGTIRPNRGVPPIMKNESLSRGQALFSRKDEILQVKFRDTKYVHVITTKYEAGFVERTRVLKGGKQEFIKKPSPIQRYNEQMGQWIWLISCWSHLIQHENHIHGSRS